A portion of the Pseudobacteriovorax antillogorgiicola genome contains these proteins:
- a CDS encoding response regulator: MIRQCLVIDDDFEITALICDILSEHNFIAQGVSSAREALELGTYRLSEFDIIFSDLKMPQMDGFEFVAQVKDMGISTPIIAVTGLPDKGHDLFYANDGKKRDLPHHIISKPFTELDIRTVAKLLEQMKSA, from the coding sequence GTGATTAGGCAATGTTTAGTGATCGATGATGACTTCGAAATTACGGCTCTTATTTGTGATATTTTGTCGGAACACAACTTTATTGCTCAGGGAGTTTCTAGTGCTCGTGAAGCATTAGAGTTGGGAACTTACCGACTATCAGAATTTGATATCATTTTTAGTGATCTCAAGATGCCTCAAATGGATGGTTTCGAATTTGTGGCTCAAGTGAAAGATATGGGAATTTCTACACCAATCATCGCTGTCACTGGTCTTCCTGATAAGGGGCATGATTTATTCTATGCAAACGATGGAAAGAAGCGTGATCTGCCTCATCATATTATCTCAAAGCCTTTTACAGAGTTGGATATTCGTACAGTAGCAAAGCTACTTGAACAGATGAAATCAGCCTAG
- a CDS encoding ATP-binding protein, with protein sequence MLKEVTKHFSNLPIGIKIGLGLVLVFVVFGIQAFSSYNSIRTTSNAFKEFETLSRNTVSVLVIDKNISEIQKTALAYGQTGSSSIIQKMNETHEMISKRLSDVLEKTSDQDRRQLLEHMIVLLNSYGNNIKALKRSYEYRSNMIENEIPKSLEEGMLSIEQLSNSLSNRPSPPNHRILANELRLAWLEIEIATYHFINERKYEERKKVKQLVPKMKDMISRLKLKSLDRQELSELEKIGATIDQFIGVFDRAVQSNRLYLSLLNVVMAGQAHEFAQLVERLRYETIAQLEDIASKGDERVTESRQVLLASLLISLLLLGMIAYYYEVSISRAINAIVGTFRRLLEGDFEALVPGAERQDEIGQLARAASAYMEMSKKFEDAKVKAEESEKLKSEFLANMSHEIRTPLNGILGMVSLLQDSEVSDKQKHMLDTIDTCGDNLLCLLNDILDLSKIEAGQVDFEQRSFNLQDLLKRLEGLFSNLADRKGLKLTCEFKSPDGLEFVIGDEVRLQQVLSNLLSNAIKFTDSGEVKVVIESRKLDRESYMLDFKVSDTGIGIDTKSREALFEAFSQADSSITRRYGGTGLGLTICSKIVFLLGGVIQVESQLGRGSCFSFSIRLSRGEALSHNAKKVVDYEFQRNLTVLIVDDNGVNIELAHLLLEKMGHNVIEAYQGLQAVEILEDQNLWVDVVLMDIQMPIMDGVQATTTIKGMPHRKDIPILAMTANVLAEDRERYQKAGMEGLISKPIRKRDLQKAFSELAENQRLPEPPEENKRSA encoded by the coding sequence TTCTGGTGTTTGTTGTATTCGGCATACAGGCCTTTTCCAGTTATAACTCAATCCGAACGACTTCAAATGCATTTAAAGAATTTGAAACTCTCTCACGAAACACAGTATCAGTGCTCGTGATCGACAAAAATATATCTGAAATCCAAAAAACGGCCTTAGCCTATGGCCAAACAGGTAGCTCATCAATCATTCAAAAGATGAATGAAACACACGAAATGATTTCGAAAAGATTATCGGATGTGCTTGAAAAGACCAGCGACCAAGATCGTCGCCAGCTTCTCGAACATATGATTGTCTTGTTAAATAGCTACGGCAACAACATCAAGGCTTTGAAGAGGAGCTATGAGTATCGTAGCAATATGATTGAAAACGAGATTCCAAAAAGCCTTGAGGAGGGCATGCTCTCTATAGAACAACTTAGCAATAGCTTGTCGAATAGGCCATCACCTCCAAATCATAGGATACTTGCTAATGAACTACGCCTAGCTTGGCTAGAAATAGAAATCGCGACGTATCACTTTATCAATGAACGCAAGTATGAAGAGCGAAAGAAAGTAAAGCAATTAGTACCCAAGATGAAGGACATGATATCGCGCTTAAAGCTAAAATCTCTTGATCGACAGGAGCTTTCTGAACTGGAAAAAATAGGAGCAACCATTGATCAATTCATTGGTGTATTCGATCGTGCTGTTCAATCAAATCGATTGTATCTATCGTTACTAAATGTAGTTATGGCGGGTCAGGCTCACGAGTTTGCTCAACTAGTTGAGCGATTGAGGTATGAAACCATTGCTCAACTAGAAGATATTGCGAGTAAGGGAGATGAGCGTGTTACAGAAAGTCGGCAGGTTCTTCTTGCGAGCTTACTCATATCCCTTTTGTTACTCGGGATGATTGCCTACTACTACGAGGTGAGTATCTCTAGGGCAATCAATGCTATAGTCGGCACCTTTCGAAGGCTTCTGGAAGGTGATTTTGAAGCTCTTGTTCCAGGAGCCGAGCGGCAGGACGAGATCGGCCAACTTGCAAGAGCCGCAAGTGCTTACATGGAAATGAGCAAGAAGTTTGAGGACGCGAAGGTAAAGGCAGAGGAGTCGGAAAAGCTAAAATCAGAGTTTTTGGCCAATATGAGCCACGAGATACGCACTCCATTGAATGGTATTCTGGGGATGGTTTCCCTACTTCAGGATTCGGAAGTGAGCGACAAGCAAAAGCATATGCTCGACACTATCGATACCTGTGGCGATAACTTACTCTGCCTACTCAACGATATTTTAGATCTTAGCAAGATAGAGGCAGGGCAAGTAGATTTTGAGCAGCGATCGTTCAATTTACAAGATCTACTCAAGCGATTGGAAGGGCTCTTTTCGAACTTAGCTGATCGTAAGGGGCTAAAACTCACCTGTGAATTTAAATCACCTGATGGATTGGAGTTTGTTATTGGTGATGAAGTTCGTTTGCAACAAGTTCTATCAAATTTATTGAGCAATGCTATCAAGTTCACCGATAGTGGTGAAGTAAAGGTGGTCATTGAATCTAGAAAGTTGGATCGTGAAAGCTATATGCTCGATTTCAAGGTGAGTGACACGGGCATCGGTATTGACACCAAAAGCCGAGAGGCTCTGTTTGAGGCATTTTCTCAGGCAGACTCTTCAATCACTAGACGCTACGGAGGTACTGGTCTTGGCTTAACTATATGCTCTAAAATTGTATTTCTCCTGGGGGGTGTTATTCAGGTTGAAAGCCAACTAGGCCGGGGGTCTTGTTTCTCGTTTTCGATTCGTCTTTCTAGAGGAGAGGCCTTATCACACAATGCCAAGAAAGTGGTTGACTACGAGTTCCAACGAAATCTTACGGTTCTAATAGTAGACGACAATGGGGTAAATATTGAGTTAGCTCATCTACTCCTGGAAAAGATGGGTCACAATGTGATAGAAGCGTATCAAGGTCTTCAAGCTGTTGAAATATTGGAAGATCAGAATCTTTGGGTCGACGTTGTGCTTATGGATATCCAAATGCCTATCATGGATGGTGTGCAAGCAACGACTACCATAAAGGGTATGCCCCATCGGAAAGATATCCCTATTCTTGCCATGACAGCCAACGTCCTAGCAGAGGATCGCGAACGCTATCAAAAAGCAGGAATGGAAGGATTAATATCTAAACCTATTCGGAAGAGAGACTTGCAAAAAGCTTTTTCCGAACTTGCTGAAAACCAAAGGCTTCCAGAGCCGCCCGAAGAAAATAAGCGGAGCGCATGA